Proteins from a genomic interval of Arthrobacter sp. CAN_C5:
- a CDS encoding Y-family DNA polymerase — translation MGERPTRATPGHHPSAAAAGRTGTSRIALVDVNSFYVSCERVFDPRLAGVPVVVLSNNDGCVVARSNEAKALGIPLGEPWFKIAAQAPGWGMIQRSSNYELYGDLSARAMELMGRFAAWQEVYSIDESFLGLTGSPRALQEQGTAIRTAMALHTGLPVCVGIAPTKTLAKFANRVAKQNPAMGGVCNLDLMPDAHIDHIMSRVPVTGIWGIAGRLGKRLNAIGVFTIADLRAADPVLMRRKFSVLMQRTILELRGIPCIELETERADKRQMIFSRSFSTPVTTLEGMQQVMSLYAQSAAIRLSRANQLAKSLTVFAGTSPFHHTASSFPSVALRLAAPTADPVLLTRAAVGALDGQLVEGVPYARAGVMLTDLSPAGYQPQFDTFVSVHERRNIGALLGQVTDRYGATSIGLGRAGISAPSDWTMSRRYSSPRYTTEWDELAIVRAG, via the coding sequence ATGGGTGAACGTCCCACGCGTGCCACCCCGGGCCACCACCCCTCGGCCGCGGCGGCGGGACGGACCGGGACATCCCGGATAGCGCTGGTGGATGTCAATAGCTTCTACGTCAGCTGCGAGCGGGTCTTCGATCCCCGGCTGGCGGGCGTTCCCGTCGTCGTCCTGTCCAACAACGACGGCTGCGTGGTGGCACGCTCCAACGAGGCGAAGGCGCTGGGCATCCCCCTTGGTGAGCCCTGGTTCAAGATCGCGGCGCAGGCACCCGGGTGGGGGATGATCCAGCGGTCCAGCAACTACGAGCTGTACGGCGACCTGAGCGCCCGGGCGATGGAGCTGATGGGACGTTTTGCCGCGTGGCAGGAGGTGTATTCGATCGATGAGTCGTTCCTGGGACTGACGGGGTCACCGCGGGCGTTGCAGGAGCAGGGGACAGCCATCCGGACGGCGATGGCCCTGCATACGGGCCTTCCGGTGTGCGTCGGGATTGCCCCCACCAAGACGCTCGCCAAGTTCGCCAACCGGGTGGCGAAACAGAACCCCGCAATGGGTGGGGTGTGCAACCTGGACCTCATGCCCGACGCCCATATCGACCACATCATGTCCCGGGTACCGGTGACCGGCATCTGGGGGATCGCGGGGAGGCTCGGGAAGCGGCTCAACGCGATCGGGGTCTTCACGATCGCCGACCTTCGCGCCGCGGATCCGGTGCTGATGCGGCGCAAGTTTTCGGTGCTGATGCAGCGGACCATTCTGGAGTTGCGCGGGATCCCCTGCATCGAGCTGGAAACGGAGCGCGCGGACAAACGGCAGATGATCTTCTCGCGGTCCTTCTCGACGCCGGTCACCACGCTCGAGGGCATGCAGCAGGTGATGAGCCTCTATGCCCAGTCAGCCGCCATCCGCCTGTCCCGGGCGAACCAGCTGGCCAAGAGCCTGACGGTCTTCGCGGGGACATCGCCGTTCCACCACACCGCCTCCTCCTTTCCCTCCGTGGCGCTCCGGCTGGCCGCTCCGACAGCCGATCCGGTGCTACTGACCCGCGCCGCCGTCGGTGCCCTTGACGGGCAGTTGGTCGAGGGCGTGCCCTATGCGCGGGCCGGCGTGATGCTCACCGACCTCTCCCCCGCCGGCTACCAGCCGCAGTTCGATACGTTCGTGTCGGTGCACGAGCGACGCAACATCGGGGCACTGCTGGGCCAGGTAACCGACCGGTATGGGGCCACCAGCATTGGACTGGGACGGGCCGGCATCAGCGCCCCGTCCGACTGGACGATGAGCCGCCGCTATTCCTCCCCCCGGTACACCACGGAATGGGACGAACTCGCCATTGTCAGGGCGGGTTAG